GACAGAAGATTCGCAGCCGCAGCCAGAGCTTCCGTGATCATTTCAGCCAGACTACATTCTTCTGGAATAGCATGTCCCAGGCAGAAAAGGAACATATTATAGATGCCTTTCACTTTGAGGTGGGTAGCGTCAAAGACAAAAAAATTAAGCAGGCCGTGGCCGATATGTTTGCCCATGTAGCTCCGGAGCTGGGATCACAAATAGCAGCGGGAATAGGAGTAAACCCGCCGCCAGTGACAGCACCAAACGGGGTAACGGCATATTCCCCTGCGCTAAGCCAGGAAAATACCATCAAAACCGCCAGAACCAGGAAGGTTGCAATTTTGGTTGATAACGGGTACTGCCCTATAGCAGTGCAGGCTATGACCGATATGCTCAAAGGAGCGGGGGCGGTGCCGGAAATCGTAGGTGTAACTTTAGCACCTATTACCGGAAGAAGCAATGCAAAGCTAGAGCCTGGTAAGTCCCTTATTACGGCCAGTGCACTGGCTTACGATGCAGTTTTAATTCCTGCCGGAGACCATATTAATGCACTCAAGCAAAACGCTGATGCACGCACCTTCATCAATGAAGCTCTGCATCACTGCAAGACAATTGGAGCTATGGAAGAGGGTATCGACCTTTTAAAAGTAACTGATGCAGCAGCATTAACTTCCAATATGAGTTTCAATGGATCCGCTCCATGGGTTTTCCAGGGAATTGTTGCCGTCAGCGGTGCCGCAAACCTGAAACCCTTCGGTACGGAATTCGTCAACCAGCTGGCTATGCACCGGCATTGGGGCAGAAGTGCGCAGCTGGCTAATCTTGTTTTGAGTATGGCCCATTAACATAACCGCCAATCAAAATGCTTTGTGTATCTTGATTGGCGGTTACTTATATTATGACTAACTGCAAGCTATATTAAAAGTTAACATATTTTTGCTTGTACCAGCTAACCGGTTATTGTAACATATATACAGGTTAAGCGCTTGTTCTCGATTTTGGGTTGAAAGTGAGGAAAATTATGATGAAGCACATTATCAGCTTAAATACCCAAAACGCGAAACAGCTATATCAGGCAGGGGGTATTTCTGCAATAATTCTCGGCATATTATATATCATTATAACCGCAGTACTTACGGATTTTCTTTTTATACCTATATTATGGTTACTTTACACTCCTCTTATAGGGAATACTTTGAAGAAAATTAATTTGCCGCAGCCATCCTGAAAATCTTTTTTATTTGATTAAAGCACTATGAAAGCGGTGAGAAAATGGATTTGCGGTTGAAGTTTGATGAAGATGTACTAAATTATGATAAACATCGTCCAACTTATGGGACGGAGATATTCAACGATATAATCAGATATTCCAATTTAGATAATACTAAGAAGGCTCTTGAAATTGGCATCGGGACAGGGCAGGCAACTTTACCAATTTTAAAAACAGGATGCAGGGTAACTGCTGTTGAAATTGGAGGCAGCATGACCGCGTATGTCAAACAGAAATTCTCATCATTCAATAATTTTGCCGTTAAGAATATTGAATTTGAAAAATATGATGCTGAAAATAACCGATATGATCTTGTCTACTCTGCAACTGCTTTTCACTGGATACAACAAGATATAGGTCTTGCCAAAGTGTTCGAACTTTTAAAATCAGGTGGAGCCATAGCGTTATTCTGGAATCATCCATTTGTTAATCGTGAAAATGATATGGTGCATTCGGAAATACAGAAAATATATAGAAAATATATGCCTGCTAATAAAACACATGCTGAGTTTGATGAAAGTACTTGCAAACAACATGAGGGCAGTTTAAAATCATACGGGTTTAAAGATATAAACACTAAGATTTATAAAAAAACGCGTGTATTAAATACCGAACAATATATATCCTTATTAAATACATATTCGGACCATAGAGCATTGCAAGATGATATTATAAGAAGGCTATTAAATGAAATATCAATAGCAATAGATAAATATAATGGCAGAATCACTATTTACGATACTATTGATTTGTATTTAGCCAGGAAGCCATGATTAATGAATTCACATAAATGGAGATTCTATGGTTTTGACCAAGGAGTGAAAATCTAATTTTGAGAGTTAGAGTATACGATAGCTTAACAAATACATATTTCAAATCAGAAGTATATGCAATAGTAAATACAGGCTGGTATGAAAGACAATTAGTCTTGGTTCCCTCAGAGAAAGGCGGTTATCTTAAGTTTTTTGATACTTTAGGTAAGAGTGGAAATGAAAAATTTTCAGAGGTTATGATAAATACAATTATATCTGACCGACCACAGCAATGGATTACTAAAAGATCTGGTTTTTCAAGTAAACAAATAACTGGTTTTAATAAACTCTTGCATAATGATGTACGCTTTTTTGAATATGCCGGTTATCCATGGCTATTTGATAATAAAACCATTCTTGGCTCATTGATTAATGGCAATGAGATTCTA
This genomic window from Oxobacter pfennigii contains:
- a CDS encoding class I SAM-dependent methyltransferase, whose amino-acid sequence is MKFDEDVLNYDKHRPTYGTEIFNDIIRYSNLDNTKKALEIGIGTGQATLPILKTGCRVTAVEIGGSMTAYVKQKFSSFNNFAVKNIEFEKYDAENNRYDLVYSATAFHWIQQDIGLAKVFELLKSGGAIALFWNHPFVNRENDMVHSEIQKIYRKYMPANKTHAEFDESTCKQHEGSLKSYGFKDINTKIYKKTRVLNTEQYISLLNTYSDHRALQDDIIRRLLNEISIAIDKYNGRITIYDTIDLYLARKP